One segment of Ziziphus jujuba cultivar Dongzao chromosome 12, ASM3175591v1 DNA contains the following:
- the LOC125418457 gene encoding uncharacterized protein LOC125418457 — protein sequence MDEKRLEDLFDHAFIKCIKQMFWALSDHRDKVIWTGTRSGVFSVKSAYKMEEKMEEWDNSWWNTLWRSSLHERTKFFMWKLANAGIPLRSNLTAKGLQLESTKCMHGCQCTKIELHVFFHCEVAKRFWFVSPWGLRWEGVISSDLLDLLHCLANPSDFLPILSEDKDEFFTYSAILMEHIWCLRNKKLHEGTLTAIDLSPRTIMARYTKLKDAIRRDGRDQFHNRITIEIGSHLAVIAWHEQGRILHIQTFKSTANISETVELEAILKAIQIAKGFDWPNVILESDALSVIQALKHKNNQSLHWASEPIFKDVILLGSNFIHCSFSWAPRKSNMLAHYVCQWATSQEVYGPIDPNWLPPSIFAFCMARESVPEKISRA from the exons ATGGATGAGAAACGTTTAGAGGATCTTTTCGACCATGCTTTTATCAAGTGTATTAAGCAAATGTTTTGGGCCCTGTCCGATCACCGAGATAAGGTCATATGGACAGGTACAAGATCAGGTGTGTTCTCTGTCAAATCAGCTTATAAAATGGAAGAGAAGATGGAGGAGTGGGACAACAGCTGGTGGAACACTTTATGGAGAAGTAGTTTGCATGAACGCACTAAATTTTTCATGTGGAAGTTGGCAAATGCTGGGATACCCTTGCGATCGAACCTTACTGCTAAAGGTTTGCAATTAGAAAGTACCAAGTGCATGCATGGTTGCCAATGTACGAAAATTGAGCTTCATGTATTCTTCCACTGTGAGGTTGCTAAAAGATTCTGGTTTGTGAGTCCATGGGGACTTAGATGGGAGGGAGTGATCAGTTCTGACCTTTTAGATCTTCTTCATTGTTTAGCCAATCCATCGGATTTTCTTCCAATTCTTTCAGAGGATAAGGATGAATTCTTCACCTATAGCGCAATCCTCATGGAACATATATGGTGTCTACGCAACAAGAAGCTTCATGAAGGAACTTTAACAGCCATAGATTTGTCTCCGCGAACTATAATGGCTCGGTATACAAAACTGAAGGATGCTATCCGGCGAGATGGGAGGGATCAATTTCATAATCGGATCACCATAGAAATTG GCAGTCATCTTGCTGTGATCGCATGGCATGAACAGGGTAGGATCCTCCATATTCAGACCTTCAAATCAACTGCGAATATATCTGAAACAGttgaattggaagcaatcttaAAGGCCATACAAATTGCAAAGGGTTTTGACTGGCCCAATGTTATTCTGGAATCAGATGCACTATCAGTAATCCAAGCCCTtaaacacaaaaacaatcaATCTCTTCACTGGGCTTCGGAACCTATCTTCAAAGATGTCATTTTACTCGGTTCTAATTTCATTCACTGTTCCTTCAGCTGGGCCCCTAGGAAATCAAATATGCTAGCTCATTATGTTTGTCAATGGGCAACGAGCCAAGAAGTATACGGGCCTATCGACCCGAATTGGCTCCCGCCTTCTATCTTTGCTTTTTGTATGGCTCGGGAGAGTGTACCTGAGAAAATCTCTCGAGCCTAG